A stretch of Corallococcus exiguus DNA encodes these proteins:
- a CDS encoding OsmC family protein, whose product MSQQPATGVVMSLVSAPQLKTQVTHGPSGATLPTEAPKDNGGTGGSFSPTDLVATALASCVVTTMHLVAGKEGITLGEVRATVEKRMTPPPRKIGELVISILMPAGLVPEHRAMLEKIAHECPVARSLHPDVKVTASFGYPD is encoded by the coding sequence ATGAGTCAGCAGCCCGCGACGGGTGTGGTGATGTCCCTGGTGAGTGCTCCCCAGCTGAAGACGCAGGTGACGCACGGTCCGTCCGGCGCGACGTTGCCCACGGAGGCGCCGAAGGACAACGGCGGCACCGGCGGCAGCTTCTCCCCCACGGACCTGGTGGCCACGGCGCTGGCGTCCTGTGTCGTGACGACCATGCACCTGGTGGCCGGCAAGGAGGGCATCACCCTGGGCGAGGTGCGCGCGACGGTGGAGAAGCGGATGACCCCGCCGCCGCGCAAGATTGGCGAGCTGGTGATTTCCATCCTGATGCCGGCCGGCCTCGTGCCGGAGCACCGCGCCATGCTGGAGAAGATCGCCCACGAGTGTCCCGTGGCGCGCAGCCTCCACCCGGACGTGAAGGTCACGGCGTCGTTCGGCTATCCGGACTGA
- the speA gene encoding biosynthetic arginine decarboxylase yields the protein MAAPSPQHRWTLADAHELYGIRNWGSPYFGINDKGHVCVHPDGPAAPSMDLKELVDEVRRRGIGLPLLLRFTDVLRHRVVHLNNAFKKAIADQGYKGLYRGVYPIKVNQHRYVVETIIEAGKEYTYGLEAGSKPELLAVMALLDSEDALVICNGYKDEEYIETALFYSRLGRNVILVVEKPSELPLIAEVARRTGITPRLGMRVKLSTRGAGKWEASGGDRSKFGLSSSELMNCISFMKDAGLLSSFELLHFHLGSQISNIRNVKNALREVGCFYVEVARQGAPLKYLDVGGGLGVDYDGSQTNFASSMNYTTEEYANDVVFGVMEACDRAGVPHPTLVSESGRAVVAHHAVLVVDVLGTSEFDPSQTPDKVDDKAPSVVRNLYSTFREVTNKNVIEAFHDAQDAKEESLQLFSLGHLSLEQRVAAENLYWAICHKILRVAREAGEIPEELEALEKQLSDTYFCNFSVFQSLPDSWAIDQLFPMMPIHRLAEKPTRRATLADITCDSDGKIEHFIDKREVKDALELHALNSDDYYLGIFLVGAYQEILGDLHNLFGDTHTVQVSLAPGGGYLIDHVVAGDTVTEVLNYVSYNKDDLVAKLRKFTELALRQGRITLDESRNLLRVYEDGLSGYTYLEREVDATFTSASQLRLLPGPENGARTPVTPSGT from the coding sequence ATGGCCGCTCCCTCCCCTCAGCACCGCTGGACCCTGGCCGATGCTCATGAGCTGTACGGCATCCGCAACTGGGGCTCGCCCTACTTCGGCATCAACGACAAGGGCCACGTGTGCGTCCACCCGGACGGGCCCGCCGCTCCGAGCATGGACCTCAAGGAGCTGGTGGACGAGGTCCGTCGCCGGGGCATCGGTCTGCCGCTGCTCCTGCGCTTCACGGACGTGCTGCGCCACCGCGTGGTGCACCTGAACAACGCGTTCAAGAAGGCCATCGCGGATCAGGGCTACAAGGGCCTGTACCGGGGCGTGTACCCCATCAAGGTGAACCAGCACCGCTACGTGGTGGAGACCATCATCGAGGCGGGCAAGGAGTACACCTACGGCCTGGAGGCCGGCAGCAAGCCGGAGCTGCTCGCCGTGATGGCGCTGCTGGACAGCGAAGACGCGCTCGTCATCTGCAACGGCTACAAGGACGAGGAGTACATCGAGACGGCGCTCTTCTACTCGCGCCTGGGCCGCAACGTCATCCTGGTGGTGGAGAAGCCCAGCGAGCTGCCCCTCATCGCGGAGGTGGCGCGCCGCACCGGCATCACGCCGCGGCTGGGCATGCGCGTGAAGCTGTCCACGCGCGGCGCCGGCAAGTGGGAGGCGTCCGGCGGTGACCGGTCCAAGTTCGGCCTGTCCTCGTCGGAGCTGATGAACTGCATCAGCTTCATGAAGGACGCGGGCCTGCTGTCCTCCTTCGAGCTGCTTCACTTCCACCTGGGAAGCCAGATCTCCAACATCCGCAACGTGAAGAACGCGCTGCGCGAGGTGGGCTGCTTCTACGTGGAGGTGGCTCGCCAGGGCGCGCCGCTGAAGTACCTGGACGTGGGCGGCGGCCTGGGCGTGGACTACGACGGCTCCCAGACGAACTTCGCCTCCTCCATGAACTACACGACGGAGGAGTACGCCAACGACGTCGTCTTCGGCGTGATGGAGGCCTGCGACCGCGCGGGCGTGCCGCACCCCACGCTCGTCTCCGAGTCCGGCCGCGCCGTCGTGGCGCACCACGCGGTGCTGGTGGTGGACGTGCTGGGCACCAGCGAGTTCGACCCGTCCCAGACGCCCGACAAGGTGGACGACAAGGCGCCCTCCGTGGTGCGCAACCTCTATTCGACGTTCCGCGAGGTCACGAACAAGAACGTCATCGAGGCCTTCCACGACGCGCAGGACGCCAAGGAGGAGAGCCTCCAGCTGTTCTCCCTGGGCCACCTGTCGCTGGAGCAGCGCGTGGCGGCGGAGAACCTCTACTGGGCCATCTGCCACAAGATTTTGCGCGTGGCGCGCGAGGCCGGGGAGATTCCGGAGGAGCTGGAGGCCCTGGAGAAGCAGCTGTCGGACACGTACTTCTGCAACTTCTCCGTGTTCCAGTCGCTGCCGGACTCGTGGGCCATTGATCAGCTCTTCCCGATGATGCCCATCCACCGTCTGGCGGAGAAGCCGACCCGGCGCGCGACGCTGGCGGACATCACCTGCGACTCGGACGGGAAGATCGAGCACTTCATCGACAAGCGCGAGGTGAAGGACGCGCTGGAGCTGCACGCGCTCAACAGCGACGACTACTACCTGGGCATCTTCCTGGTGGGCGCGTACCAGGAGATCCTGGGCGACCTGCACAACCTCTTCGGAGACACGCACACGGTGCAGGTGTCGCTGGCTCCGGGCGGCGGCTACCTCATCGACCACGTCGTCGCCGGGGACACCGTGACGGAAGTGCTCAACTACGTGAGCTACAACAAGGACGACCTCGTCGCGAAGCTGCGCAAGTTCACGGAGCTGGCGCTGCGCCAGGGACGCATCACCCTGGACGAGTCCCGCAACCTGCTGCGCGTCTACGAGGACGGCCTGTCCGGCTACACGTACCTGGAGCGCGAGGTGGACGCGACGTTCACCTCCGCCAGCCAGCTGCGCCTGCTGCCCGGCCCCGAGAACGGGGCGCGCACGCCCGTGACGCCCTCGGGGACCTGA
- the clpX gene encoding ATP-dependent Clp protease ATP-binding subunit ClpX has product MESSARREEAAPLTPREIFERLDRYVIGQDVVKRAVAIAAHNHLKRIQARRMRRQSLIKKSNILLIGPTGSGKTHIARNLAEILQVPFTTVDATEYTEAGYYGKDVEVMVSDLLFKANHSVEDTQRGIIFIDEVDKIARRTQGARNGAGSRDIGGEGVQQSLLKLLEGREVHVPMNVTQAWNKSDFVQVDTRDILFICAGTFSDLHDFGDEGGRAMGFGADALGAKRKEKRISTKQLVDFGMMAEFLGRMPVMVQLERLGESDLLRVLTEPPDAITREFKELLALDEIELEFPESGLREVVRYSMSRGLGARGLRSILEHVMSDIMFEAPERKHRHVTVDAEFVKARLAALDDVELNA; this is encoded by the coding sequence ATGGAGTCGTCCGCACGCAGGGAAGAGGCAGCGCCACTGACCCCGCGGGAGATCTTCGAGCGGCTGGATAGGTACGTCATCGGCCAGGACGTCGTGAAGCGAGCGGTGGCCATCGCCGCGCACAACCACCTCAAGCGCATCCAGGCGCGGCGGATGCGCCGGCAGTCCCTCATCAAGAAGTCCAACATCCTGCTCATTGGCCCCACGGGCAGCGGCAAGACGCACATCGCGCGCAACCTGGCGGAGATCCTCCAGGTCCCGTTCACCACCGTGGACGCCACCGAGTACACGGAGGCGGGCTACTACGGGAAGGACGTGGAGGTGATGGTGTCCGACCTGCTCTTCAAGGCGAACCACTCCGTGGAGGACACCCAGCGGGGCATCATCTTCATCGACGAGGTGGACAAGATTGCCCGCCGCACGCAAGGCGCCCGCAACGGCGCGGGCAGCCGCGACATCGGCGGTGAGGGCGTGCAGCAGTCGCTCCTGAAGCTGCTGGAAGGGCGCGAGGTGCACGTGCCCATGAATGTCACGCAGGCGTGGAACAAGAGTGACTTCGTGCAGGTGGACACGCGCGACATCCTCTTCATCTGCGCGGGCACGTTCAGCGACCTGCACGACTTCGGCGACGAGGGGGGCCGCGCCATGGGCTTTGGCGCGGATGCGCTCGGGGCGAAGCGCAAGGAGAAGCGCATCTCCACCAAGCAGCTGGTGGACTTCGGGATGATGGCGGAGTTCCTGGGCCGCATGCCGGTGATGGTGCAGCTGGAGCGGCTGGGCGAGTCCGACCTGCTGCGCGTGCTCACCGAGCCTCCGGATGCCATCACCCGCGAGTTCAAGGAGCTGCTGGCGCTGGATGAGATTGAGCTGGAGTTCCCGGAGAGTGGCCTGCGGGAGGTGGTGCGCTATTCCATGTCGCGCGGGCTGGGAGCTCGCGGCCTGCGCTCCATCCTGGAGCACGTGATGTCGGACATCATGTTCGAGGCGCCGGAGCGCAAGCACCGCCACGTGACGGTGGACGCGGAGTTCGTGAAGGCGCGGCTCGCGGCGCTGGACGACGTGGAGCTCAACGCTTAG
- a CDS encoding CvpA family protein codes for MVIDLILLGMVLFFGILGALSGAARQVANSVGLAAGYFVSRKLAPLAGPKLAVALGSPLLIGTLFGTVLLFVVTWLTVRYALGALLLRFLSGRDSDERGLDRTLGFVLGGGKMAALFWVCLSALTFMEQHVVIAGKRWGVAPKDSVAFDMSRRFNLFELTQFAPLEDLVQVAQAAHDPAKAKKLQEDPAYKALRKDPRFQLALSHRDLQDALERGDTRALLRNDVVLQLIQDPQAAARLGAAARASEKPTPAKR; via the coding sequence ATGGTCATCGACCTCATCCTCCTGGGCATGGTGCTGTTCTTCGGCATCCTCGGCGCCCTCTCTGGCGCCGCCCGGCAGGTGGCCAACTCCGTGGGGCTCGCGGCGGGCTACTTCGTCTCGCGCAAGCTCGCGCCCCTCGCCGGCCCCAAGCTCGCCGTAGCGCTGGGCTCACCGCTGCTCATCGGGACGCTCTTCGGCACGGTGCTCCTCTTCGTCGTCACGTGGCTCACCGTGCGCTACGCCCTGGGCGCGCTGCTGCTGCGCTTCCTCTCCGGCAGGGACTCCGACGAGCGCGGCCTGGACCGCACCCTGGGCTTCGTGCTCGGCGGAGGGAAGATGGCGGCCCTGTTCTGGGTCTGCCTGAGCGCGCTGACGTTCATGGAGCAGCACGTCGTCATCGCCGGCAAGCGCTGGGGCGTGGCCCCCAAGGACTCCGTCGCCTTCGACATGTCCCGCCGCTTCAACCTCTTCGAGCTGACCCAGTTCGCCCCGCTGGAGGACCTGGTCCAGGTGGCCCAGGCCGCGCACGACCCCGCCAAGGCGAAGAAGCTCCAGGAGGATCCGGCCTACAAGGCGCTGCGCAAGGACCCGCGCTTCCAGCTCGCGCTGTCGCACCGGGACCTGCAGGACGCGCTGGAGCGCGGCGACACGCGGGCCCTGTTGCGCAACGACGTGGTGCTCCAGCTCATCCAGGATCCGCAGGCGGCGGCCCGGCTGGGCGCCGCCGCCCGGGCCTCCGAGAAGCCAACGCCCGCTAAGCGTTGA
- a CDS encoding DnaJ domain-containing protein, which translates to MPPVTTAQTRPTATAIPAVGAVTPPQAPATPATPRATVTAIPAVGAVTAPQAPATPVGARPTVSAIPAVGAVIPPQAPATARPTTTTPAVGAVTPPVAPATARPTTTTPAVGAVTPPVAPASTPRIAPIGPPTASASPAMPPAMPPSVPSIASMPTPPPVARGPSAVPTMQPLSPVIPPVAPAARPPSVPTIAPAGARPPAPPAARPIPTVGPVTPPPVAARPPAPPAVAATPPPVLAVGQVVPPIAPATPAPPRPGNRPTTSLPALAPAGSPRPPTPAPVAPPRPPAASTPPPPPAAAGGPALSPEQLADLESRCAKLDQLDYFELLGLERTAVPGDIKKAFYKESRVYHPDRFFHLESKALKDQVNELYKRVTEAYYVLRDDTKRKKYLSDIAGPDRAQKLRFTDASESETKAAAKKEQEEQIGTHPKGRQFYTQAQKDLESGNPSAAERNLKMALTYEPANARYKEALAEAQKQTADKSKGDSSFKIR; encoded by the coding sequence GTGCCGCCGGTGACGACCGCGCAGACCCGGCCCACCGCGACCGCGATTCCGGCCGTGGGCGCGGTGACCCCGCCTCAGGCTCCGGCGACTCCCGCCACGCCTCGCGCGACCGTGACCGCGATTCCGGCCGTGGGCGCGGTGACTGCTCCGCAGGCTCCGGCAACTCCCGTCGGTGCTCGCCCCACTGTCAGCGCGATTCCGGCCGTGGGCGCGGTGATTCCGCCCCAGGCGCCCGCCACGGCCCGGCCCACCACCACGACGCCGGCCGTGGGCGCGGTGACGCCTCCCGTGGCGCCCGCCACAGCCCGGCCCACCACCACGACGCCGGCCGTGGGCGCGGTGACGCCTCCCGTGGCTCCCGCGTCGACGCCTCGCATCGCACCGATCGGTCCGCCCACCGCGAGCGCTTCGCCCGCGATGCCCCCCGCCATGCCGCCGTCGGTGCCGAGCATCGCGTCCATGCCGACGCCGCCGCCCGTGGCTCGCGGGCCCTCGGCCGTGCCGACCATGCAGCCCCTGAGCCCGGTGATTCCGCCCGTGGCTCCCGCGGCCCGTCCGCCTTCGGTTCCCACCATCGCCCCTGCGGGTGCCCGGCCTCCGGCTCCTCCCGCCGCGCGCCCCATCCCCACCGTGGGTCCGGTGACGCCGCCGCCCGTCGCGGCCAGGCCTCCGGCTCCTCCCGCCGTCGCCGCCACACCGCCGCCGGTGCTCGCCGTCGGGCAGGTGGTCCCGCCCATCGCCCCGGCGACTCCCGCGCCGCCGCGCCCCGGCAACCGCCCCACCACGTCCCTGCCCGCGCTCGCGCCCGCCGGTTCTCCCCGTCCGCCGACGCCAGCGCCCGTGGCCCCGCCGCGTCCTCCCGCCGCCAGCACGCCTCCGCCGCCGCCCGCCGCCGCGGGGGGCCCGGCTCTCAGCCCGGAGCAGCTCGCGGACCTGGAGTCACGCTGCGCGAAGCTCGACCAGCTGGACTACTTCGAGCTGCTCGGCCTGGAGCGCACCGCCGTCCCCGGCGACATCAAGAAGGCCTTCTACAAAGAGAGCCGCGTCTACCACCCGGACCGCTTCTTCCATCTGGAGTCCAAGGCCCTCAAGGACCAGGTGAACGAGCTCTACAAGCGCGTCACCGAGGCCTATTACGTCCTGCGCGACGACACCAAGCGCAAGAAGTACCTCTCCGACATCGCCGGCCCGGACCGCGCTCAGAAACTGCGCTTCACCGACGCCTCCGAGTCTGAAACGAAGGCCGCCGCGAAGAAGGAGCAGGAAGAGCAGATCGGCACCCACCCCAAGGGCCGTCAGTTCTACACCCAGGCCCAGAAGGACCTGGAGTCCGGCAACCCTTCCGCCGCGGAGCGCAACCTCAAGATGGCGCTCACCTACGAGCCCGCCAACGCCCGCTACAAGGAAGCCCTCGCGGAAGCCCAGAAGCAGACCGCGGACAAGTCCAAGGGCGATTCCTCGTTCAAGATCCGCTAG
- the dnaK gene encoding molecular chaperone DnaK: protein MADDIAIGIDLGTSYSCVSVVHEGQPTVIPNEWGETTHASCVSFLEEGSVLVGNAAKKNIITSPENTVYSAKRLIGRYYFSDEVKKAQAVMPYRIVEGDNNSVRIGVRERSYSLPEISALVLKEMKAVAETYLGREVHKAVITVPAYFNDNQRQATKDAGRIAGLEVLRILNEPTAAALAYGFGRDVNQRVVVYDLGGGTFDVSILEIGKDVFEVLATAGDTYLGGDDFDDRIMTWMADDFLNRTRLDLRQNKYCLQMLKDAAEKAKIDVGQFGTADILCSGICQDANGNVMDLRNTLNQDQFNRMVMDLVQRTFKVCDEALQSARLTAADIDAVILVGGPTRLPIIRNSVKHYFQREPMEGINPDQVVAMGAALQSHALLDSKTETFLVDVTPLTLRIGTVGGYTEKIIDKNTPVPIDRSKTFTTSRDGQEKVKIRVYQGESNRAEECEMLGEFEFSGFRIGYRGEVKIEVTFEINTDGLVNVSACDVETGQKTSTTITLSSGMTEADIQQSIQSNRNTRLAGHNSSDLPAVAN, encoded by the coding sequence ATGGCGGACGACATCGCAATCGGCATCGACCTGGGCACGTCGTACTCATGCGTGTCGGTCGTCCATGAAGGCCAGCCCACGGTCATCCCCAACGAGTGGGGCGAGACGACGCATGCCTCGTGCGTGTCCTTCCTGGAGGAAGGGTCCGTGCTGGTAGGCAACGCGGCGAAGAAGAACATCATCACCAGCCCCGAGAACACGGTGTACTCGGCCAAGCGCCTCATCGGCCGCTACTACTTCTCCGACGAGGTGAAGAAGGCGCAGGCGGTGATGCCCTACCGCATCGTCGAGGGCGACAACAACTCGGTGCGCATCGGCGTGCGGGAGCGCAGCTATTCGCTGCCGGAGATCTCCGCGCTGGTGCTCAAGGAGATGAAGGCCGTCGCGGAGACGTATCTGGGCCGCGAGGTTCACAAGGCGGTCATCACCGTCCCCGCCTACTTCAACGACAACCAGCGCCAGGCGACGAAGGACGCGGGCCGCATCGCGGGCCTGGAAGTGCTTCGCATCCTCAACGAGCCCACGGCGGCGGCGCTGGCGTATGGCTTTGGCCGGGACGTCAACCAGCGCGTCGTCGTCTACGACCTGGGCGGCGGCACGTTCGACGTGTCCATCCTGGAGATTGGCAAGGACGTCTTCGAGGTGCTGGCCACGGCCGGTGACACGTACCTGGGCGGCGACGACTTCGACGACCGCATCATGACGTGGATGGCGGACGACTTCCTCAACCGCACGCGCCTGGACCTGCGGCAGAACAAGTACTGCCTGCAGATGCTGAAGGACGCGGCGGAGAAGGCGAAGATCGACGTGGGCCAGTTCGGCACCGCGGACATCCTCTGCTCGGGCATCTGCCAGGACGCCAACGGCAACGTGATGGACCTGCGCAACACGCTCAACCAGGACCAGTTCAACCGGATGGTGATGGACCTGGTGCAGCGCACGTTCAAGGTCTGCGATGAAGCGCTGCAGAGCGCGCGGTTGACGGCGGCGGACATCGACGCGGTCATCCTGGTGGGCGGGCCCACGCGGCTGCCCATCATCCGCAACTCGGTGAAGCACTACTTCCAGCGGGAGCCGATGGAGGGCATCAACCCGGATCAGGTCGTGGCCATGGGCGCCGCGCTCCAGTCGCATGCGCTGCTGGACAGCAAGACGGAGACGTTCCTGGTGGACGTCACGCCGCTGACGCTGCGGATTGGAACCGTGGGTGGGTACACGGAGAAGATCATCGACAAGAACACGCCGGTGCCCATCGACCGGTCGAAGACCTTCACCACCAGCCGCGACGGGCAGGAGAAGGTGAAGATCCGCGTGTACCAGGGTGAGTCCAACCGCGCCGAGGAGTGCGAGATGCTGGGCGAGTTCGAGTTCTCGGGCTTCCGCATCGGGTATCGCGGCGAGGTGAAGATCGAAGTGACGTTCGAGATCAACACGGACGGTCTGGTGAACGTGTCCGCGTGTGACGTGGAGACGGGCCAGAAGACGTCCACGACGATCACGCTGTCGTCCGGCATGACGGAGGCGGACATCCAGCAGTCGATCCAGTCGAACCGCAACACGCGGCTCGCCGGCCACAACAGCAGCGACCTGCCCGCCGTGGCCAACTAG
- a CDS encoding class II glutamine amidotransferase, which translates to MSAILAALSSDPNLLRCELHRLSGQVVLHPEARANALGVGSYAQEEVLLRRLAPDRDLTLDDLGPPHESEAVLFHSNRLPLGLSPEDNTQPFRARHWLFAHQGPVPDFEPLRALLLSRVPEHLQRLVRGPTDSEVLFVLFLTHLRGLGRTDDPRLEPAVAGRVLRDTVREVEAAFVQAGQRRMPPLNMVATNGAVLAATRRGEAPLYYTRLEGSAECAHCGVTPTTPETHPEVGAHRRRRTVVVASHVTRTQGWVELPQGTTLTVGADLQVQHLPPG; encoded by the coding sequence ATGTCCGCCATCCTCGCCGCCCTGTCGTCGGACCCCAACCTCCTCCGGTGTGAGCTGCACCGGCTGAGCGGGCAGGTCGTCCTCCACCCGGAAGCCCGCGCCAATGCCCTGGGGGTGGGCTCCTATGCCCAGGAGGAGGTCCTGCTGCGCCGCCTGGCGCCGGACCGGGACCTCACGCTGGACGACCTGGGGCCGCCACACGAATCGGAGGCGGTGCTCTTCCACTCGAACCGGCTGCCGCTGGGCCTGTCGCCCGAGGACAACACCCAGCCCTTCCGGGCCCGCCACTGGTTGTTCGCCCACCAGGGCCCAGTGCCAGACTTCGAGCCCCTGCGTGCCTTGCTGCTGTCTCGCGTGCCGGAGCACCTCCAGCGGCTGGTGCGCGGCCCCACCGACAGCGAGGTCCTCTTCGTCCTCTTCCTCACGCACCTGCGTGGGCTGGGGCGCACGGATGATCCGCGCCTGGAGCCTGCCGTGGCCGGCCGCGTGCTGCGCGACACGGTACGCGAGGTGGAGGCCGCGTTCGTTCAGGCCGGGCAGCGGCGCATGCCCCCGCTCAACATGGTTGCCACCAATGGCGCAGTGCTGGCCGCCACCCGCCGGGGCGAGGCCCCGCTGTACTACACGCGCCTGGAGGGCAGCGCGGAGTGCGCTCACTGCGGCGTGACTCCCACGACTCCGGAGACGCATCCGGAGGTGGGCGCGCACCGCCGCCGCCGCACGGTGGTGGTGGCCAGCCACGTGACGCGCACGCAGGGCTGGGTGGAGCTGCCTCAGGGCACGACGCTGACGGTGGGCGCGGACCTCCAGGTCCAGCACCTGCCGCCGGGCTGA
- the mrtX gene encoding myxosortase MrtX, translating to MSRPSGPPFKVSAVQEAMGLWALGFLGIIAAFLIAGGTSVPKLVATVGFLYLPLIPMRWRDEDYRDYGLTLRAWKQDVRLFLVMCAIVGPLFFAGFAAFVQVVPHLPPELARHLTPIIGEGHFQPRLPPRFGEWVIDQLFVVALPEEFFYRGYIQARLRDAWPQGRVVLGARLGRAFWVTALLFALGHLAIFQTWRLAVFFPALLFGWMRERTGTLVGCSLFHAACNLYVRFLEVSFFGGP from the coding sequence ATGAGCCGGCCTTCGGGGCCACCGTTCAAGGTGAGCGCGGTGCAGGAGGCGATGGGCCTCTGGGCGCTGGGCTTCCTGGGCATCATCGCGGCGTTCCTCATCGCCGGGGGCACCAGCGTGCCCAAGCTGGTGGCCACGGTGGGCTTCCTCTACCTGCCGCTCATCCCCATGCGCTGGCGCGACGAGGACTACCGCGACTACGGCCTCACCCTGCGCGCGTGGAAGCAGGACGTGCGGCTGTTCCTGGTGATGTGCGCCATCGTGGGGCCGCTGTTCTTCGCGGGCTTCGCCGCCTTCGTGCAGGTGGTGCCGCACCTGCCGCCCGAGCTCGCGCGCCACCTGACGCCCATCATCGGCGAAGGCCACTTCCAGCCGCGCCTGCCCCCGCGCTTCGGCGAGTGGGTGATTGATCAACTCTTCGTCGTGGCCCTGCCGGAGGAGTTCTTCTACCGGGGCTACATCCAGGCCCGCCTGCGCGACGCCTGGCCCCAGGGGCGCGTGGTGCTGGGCGCTCGGCTGGGGCGCGCCTTCTGGGTGACGGCGCTCCTCTTCGCGCTGGGCCACCTGGCCATCTTCCAGACGTGGCGGCTGGCGGTGTTCTTCCCCGCCCTCCTCTTCGGCTGGATGCGCGAGCGAACCGGCACCCTCGTCGGCTGCTCGCTCTTCCACGCCGCCTGCAACCTCTACGTGCGCTTCCTGGAGGTCTCCTTCTTCGGCGGTCCGTAG
- a CDS encoding MXAN_2756 family trypsin-like serine endoprotease, giving the protein MFRPVLPVLLCLLLALPSRASAEARPSRADLQRVLELHARSSVRVRGPQNAGPGIIVGADGQVLTAVSLVGPDSAQVVHAGNALMARVVLSSAALQVAVVAGPQGTWPAAPVRLVPEGLAGRWVVGVMPARKKGQRDTPKAAVAKVAPAPFFDVDLTLAPGSPLYDGDGRLVGLVVERRGRGVRALPLSAVKAELASADVP; this is encoded by the coding sequence ATGTTCCGCCCGGTCCTCCCCGTCCTCCTCTGTCTCCTCCTGGCCCTGCCCTCGCGGGCCAGCGCGGAGGCCCGTCCGTCGCGCGCCGACCTCCAGCGCGTGCTGGAGCTGCACGCCCGCTCGTCCGTGCGCGTGCGCGGTCCCCAGAACGCGGGCCCCGGAATCATCGTGGGCGCGGACGGCCAGGTGCTCACCGCCGTGTCACTCGTGGGTCCCGACTCCGCCCAGGTGGTGCACGCGGGCAACGCGCTGATGGCGCGCGTGGTGCTCTCCAGCGCGGCGCTCCAGGTCGCGGTGGTCGCGGGCCCCCAGGGCACGTGGCCCGCGGCGCCGGTGCGGCTGGTGCCGGAGGGGCTCGCGGGCCGCTGGGTGGTGGGGGTCATGCCCGCGCGCAAGAAGGGCCAGCGGGACACGCCCAAGGCCGCGGTGGCGAAGGTCGCCCCCGCGCCGTTCTTCGACGTGGACCTGACGCTCGCGCCCGGCAGCCCGCTGTACGACGGGGACGGGCGGCTGGTGGGCCTCGTCGTCGAGCGCCGGGGCCGTGGTGTCCGCGCCCTGCCCCTGTCCGCGGTGAAGGCGGAGCTCGCCTCGGCGGACGTGCCATGA